The following proteins are co-located in the Xiphophorus hellerii strain 12219 chromosome 2, Xiphophorus_hellerii-4.1, whole genome shotgun sequence genome:
- the LOC116710907 gene encoding uncharacterized protein LOC116710907 — protein MTPSKFKNRCPVCHRPSWRLRRHLDDVHSVRNALERRILLAFARGRVSVRGMKCPVGGCSYGGSRVAQHLQDAHRDLGAKEKKRLLRKLQWRKTLRQVRELRASGPDPPLATRLDLEGSRGSEAAAAAASAASAAPPPASPLPSQGPSASPARTTSADSPQRPEPEPEELEEPCLVPGRPSASPPRSTSADSTQRPEPCLLPGGGDDVPSADSAATTGVPEIEDEEPQAPSSSTVGRLSTFPAVIRRYLEEYGRHLAGAVRSRKHAENVKSKMGRIVAFLSYMSRDKTELGSWRFLDDAGRIMAWPAELTERERKAVTTVKVYLVNTTQFHVYFMETPPRSSRLSKRQLVSVMRALRSATCQIGTKVVLRQIKVKSEKLQRSVTPEILRRCIAKCRGWIPKLLLSSSQKKHDVGLRHLLYGFFALYLISLYGHRAGVMTNLTTEEVLEAARGADSSSPGVVLNVKNHKTARVFGCAQVFLTHEELGWIQRWMEIRARLRPQCDLVFFNTNHQHVNTITAFARNAWAAMLLPGRPSLTDIRTAVATMCRNTHSSDVRTQMSRVMCHDTRTADRFYAMQLDVGQMAEMRRRFAQCMGDEAAESSQ, from the exons ATGACGCCTTCTAAGTTTAAGAATCGCTGCCCTGTATGTCACCGGCCGTCTTGGCGCCTGCGACGCCACTTGGATGACGTTCACAGCGTCAGGAACGCCCTGGAGCGAAGGATCCTGTTGGCGTTTGCCAGAGGGCGAGTGAGCGTTCGCGGCATGAAGTGCCCCGTCGGCGGCTGCTCGTACGGTGGGTCAAGGGTGGCGCAGCACCTCCAAGACGCTCACCGTGACCTGGGTGCCAAGGAGAAGAAGCGCCTTTTGAGGAAGCTCCAGTGGCGCAAAACGCTGCGGCAGGTGAGAGAACTTCGGGCCTCGGGTCCCGACCCGCCTTTAGCCACCAGGTTGGACCTGGAGGGTTCACGGGGCAGCgaagccgccgccgccgccgcctccgCCGCCTCCGCCGCCCCCCCCCCTGCTTCTCCCCTTCCCTCGCAGGGACCGAGCGCCAGCCCCGCCCGTACGACCTCGGCGGACTCCCCGCAGCGGCCGGAGCCAGAgccggaggagctggaggagccaTGTCTTGTTCCCGGCCGACCGAGCGCCAGCCCTCCACGTTCCACCTCGGCGGACTCCACACAGCGGCCGGAGCCATGTCTTCTTCCCGGCGGCGGCGACGACGTGCCATCCGCGGACTCGGCGGCGACGACCGGAGTGCCGGAGATCGAGGACGAAGAACCGCAGGCCCCGTCCTCGAGCACGGTGGGTAGGCTGAGTACATTTCCTGCAGTCATCCGTCGCTACCTAGAAGAGTACGGCCGGCACCTGGCCGGGGCAGTACGCTCGCGAaagcatgctgaaaatgttaagtcAAAGATGGGTCGAATTGTTGCATTCCTCAGCTACATGAGCCGTGATAAGACCGAGCTGGGCTCCTGGCGCTTCTTGGATGACGCCGGACGCATAATGGCCTGGCCCGCTGAACTCACCGAGCGGGAGCGGAAGGCCGTAACTACCGTTAAGGTCTACCTGGTAAACACAACCCAATTCCACGTATACTTCATGGAGACGCCTCCGAGAAGCTCCAGGCTGTCCAAGCGGCAGCTCGTGTCCGTGATGCGAGCTCTGAGGTCGGCTACGTGCCAAATCGGAACGAAGGTGGTGCTTCGGCAGATCAAGGTCAAGTCCGAGAAGCTACAGCGCTCCGTAACGCCCGAAATTCTCCGCAGATGCATCGCAAAGTGTCGGGGCTGGATCCCCAAACTCTTGCTGAGCTCCTCGCAAAAGAAGCACGACGTGGGGCTGAGACATCTGCTGTACGGGTTCTTTGCCCTTTACCTTATTTCGCTCTACGGCCATCGAGCCGGCGTCATGACCAACCTTACCACCGAAGAGGTCCTGGAGGCCGCGAGGGGGGCCGACTCTTCCTCTCCGGGGGTCGTACTCAAT GTAAAGAACCATAAGACTGCCCGGGTGTTTGGATGTGCTCAGGTCTTTCTCACCCACGAGGAACTGGGCTGGATCCAGCGGTGGATGGAGATCCGGGCTCGGCTACGTCCGCAGTGCGATCTGGTCTTCTTCAATACCAACCATCAGCACGTGAACACCATCACTGCGTTCGCCAGGAACGCGTGGGCAGCGATGCTACTGCCAGGGAGACCCTCGCTTACCGACATCAGGACCGCGGTCGCAACGATG tGCAGGAACACCCACTCCAGTGATGTCCGGACGCAGATGTCCCGGGTGATGTGCCACGACACCCGCACGGCCGACCGATTCTATGCGATGCAGCTGGATGTCGGCCAAATGGCGGAGATGAGGCGCAGATTTGCCCAGTGCATGGGAGATGAAGCTGCAGAAAGTTCacaataa